CGGGCGATCGTGTGCGCGAAGTCGCCGTTCGGCTGTTCCACCAGTTGCAGGTTGCGGAAGGCGCGCTCCTCGCGCAGGTAGGCCAGCTCGTCCTCGTCACCCGCCATGGACAGCAGCACCCGGGCCTGGCCCAGCAGGTCCAGTGCGATGTTGGCGAGGGCGACGTCCTCCTCGAGCACCGGCGCGTGGCCCGCCCACTCCCCCAGGCGGTGCGAGAGCACCAGGGCGTCGTCGCCGAGGGCCAGGGCGGCCGCGGTGTGCACCGTGACGGTCACAGGTGCTTCACCCCCTCCGGGATCTCGTAGAACGTCGGGTGCCGATAGGGCTTGTCGGCGGCCGGCTCGAAGAACGGGTCCTTCTCGTCCGGCGAGGACGCGGTGATCGCCGCGGACGGCACGACCCAGATCGAGACGCCCTCGCCGCGCCGGGTGTACAGATCTCGCGCGTTGCGCAGGGCCAGCTCCGCGTCCGGGGCGTGCAGACTGCCCGCGTGGGTGTGCGAGAGTCCGCGTCGCGAGCGCACGAAGACCTCCCACAGGGGCCACTCTTCGGTCGTCATCCTCACGCCTCCCCGTTCTCGCCGGCCTGGTGTGCCGACGCTCCACCGACCGTGCCGGCGTGCCCGTCGGCCGCCCGCGTCCCGTCGCTGTGCTTCGCCGCGTACGCCGCGGCCGCCTCCCGTACCCAGGCGCCCTCGTCATGCGCCCGCCTGCGTTGGGTTATCCGCTGTTCGTTGCAGGGGCCGTTGCCCTTGAGGACTTCCCAGAACTCTGTCCAGTCGATGGGGCCGAAGTCGTAGTGCACCCGCTCCTCGTTCCACCGCAGCTGCGGGTCGGGGAGGGTGAGGCCCAGCGACTCCGCCTGGGGGACGCAGATGTCCACGAAGCGCTGGCGCAGCTCGTCGTTCGAGTGACGCTTGATCTTCCAGGCCATCGACTGCGCGGAGTGCGCCGACTCGTCGTCGGGCGGACCGAACATCATCAGGGAGGGCCACCACCAGCGGTCCACCGCGTCCTGCGCCATGGCGTGCTGCTCCGGTGTGCCCCGGCTGAGGGCCAGCAGCAGCTCGTAGCCCTGACGCTGGTGGAAGGACTCCTCCTTGCAGATGCGGACCATCGCGCGTGCGTATGGGCCGTAGGAACAGCGGCACAGAGGCACCTGGTTGGTGATCGCGGCGCCGTCCACGAGCCAGCCGATGGCGCCGACGTCTGCCCAGGTCAGCGTGGGGTAGTTGAAGATCGACGAATACTTCTGGCGGCCCGTGTGCAGCTTGTCGAGCAGCTCGTCGCGGCTTGTGCCGAGTGTTTCCGCCGCGCTGTACAGATACAGCCCGTGGCCCGCTTCGTCCTGGACCTTGGCCATCAGGATCGCCTTGCGGCGCAGTGAGGGAGCGCGCGTGATCCAGTTGGCCTCAGGCTGCATGCCGATGATCTCGGAGTGCGCGTGCTGGGCGATCTGCCGGATCAGGGTGGCGCGGTAGGCGTCGGGCATCCAGTCGCGCGGTTCGATGCGCTCGTCGGCCGCGACGGCGGCGTCGAAGACGGCCTCGTATGCCGCCGCGTCGGCGTCTGCCGTGCCGTCCGCGCGGGCCGTCCGGTGCGCTGCTGCTGTCGCCATGCGGTCCCCCTCGACCACTCACCCGTCTCCCGACCGATCGTTCGGTCCGGTCGATTCAATGGTGTGCCGAGCCGCGTAGGGTGTCAACCGCTGTGGATAACCTCCGGCCGCTGTCCGGCCGCTGTGCCGATTGGGCTGTGCGGTGCGGGCGGTCCTGAGTACCGTTCCGGTGCGAACGTCGCTGTGTGCTGCGAACGGGTGATGCGGCCCGCGGCGGGGACGGCAGGTGGACCCGGGTCGGCGGCAGGGAAACGGCACCGGGACACGCAGGTTCGGGAGACGGGGCGGGATGGACGCGTACGACGAGGGACCGGACGCTCGGCGGGAGCGGCCGGGCGGTTCTGACGATCCGGCGCTCCCGCTGCCCGTGGGCGTATCGAGGGACGTACCGGGGGATCCGGCTCCGCAGGAGGCAGCCGGGCCGCGGGACAAGGGTGGTCCCGGCCCGGACCCGGCGGCCCTGCCCGCCGTCGCCACTTCCCCGGAGCCCGGCGGCGCCGGTCGGCCGGCCCCCGAGGTGACCGCCTCCCCTCAGTCGCCCTCCGCTCCGCGCACCGGCATAGCCGCCCTCTCCCCGCGCTACCAGATCCCCGCCGCGCTGGCGCTCGCGGTAGTCGCCCTGACCGCCTGTGTGCACCTCGGGATGGTGTTCCTGCACGTCGCGCCGTCGAACACCCTCACCAAGGCGCACGGCAAGACGATCGACGATTGGATCTACCCCGAGTTCGAGCAGAACTGGAAGCTGTTCGCGCCCAACCCGCTCCAGCAGAACATCAACGTCCAGGTCCGTGCCGAGGTGCTCACCGGGGACGGCGGTGTGCGGACGACCGGCTGGTACGACCTTTCCGCGCTCGACGGCGCCGCCATCCACGGCAATCCGCTGCCGAGCCACACGCGGCAGAACGAACTGCGCCGTGCCTGGGACTTCTATGTCGCCTCGCACGACGGCGAGAACCGGCCCGCGGGGCTGCGCGGCGCCCTGTCCGCGGACTATCTGCGCCGCGTGGCGGTGCTGCGCCTCGGCCGCGAGCACGCGGCCGGCCGCGGCGAGACCATCGATCGCGTCCAGGTGCGCACCCGCATCTCCAACGTGCGGCCCCCGAAGTGGAGCGCGGAGCGGGTCTCCACCACGCCCGTGTACCGCCAGTTGCCCTGGTGGTCGCTGTCGAAGAGCGAGCAGGCGGGAGTGGGCGCCTGATGAACCGCATCACCCTGCGCGTCTCGCGCGGTGTCGCCCGCATCACCGAGGCCGCCCTCGGCCCGTACCAGACCGCGGTCATCCGCATCGGCTTCGCCACCACCTGGCTGCTGTTCCTGCTGCGTGAGTTCCCCCACCGCCACGAGATGTACGGGCCCGACGGACCGTGGAGCTGGGACCTGGCCCAGCGGCTCGTCACGAAGAACCACGCCTTCACGCTCCTGTTGTGGTCCGACAGTCGGGTGTGGTTCGAGGCCGTGTACGTCCTCGCCGTCCTGTCGAGCGCTCTGCTGCTGGTCGGCTGGCGCACCCGCACGATGTCCGTGCTGTTCATGGTGGGCGTGCTGTCGCTGCAGAACCGCAGTGTCTTCATGGGTGACGGCGGCGACAACGTCATCCATCTGATGGCGATCTACCTGGTGTTCACGCGTTGCGGGCAGGTGTGGTCGCTGGACGAGCGGCGCGCCAGGCGCGCCCTCGCGGTACGGGTGTCTGGTGAGCGGCCGGAACCCGACCGGGTGGGACCGGCCCTGTGGGGCGTGCTCGGCCTCGCGCTGGCCCTGGCGACGGGCTCGGGCCGGATGGGCACCGACTGGCTGATCGTGTTCTGGGCACTGTGGGCCGTGCACGGCCTGTGGTGGTACGTCGGCCGGCGCGCCCCGTATGGGCAGCCCCGCATCCTGCTGGACGTCGTCGCCAACTTCGTCCACAACGCCGCCCTGCTCGTGATCATGGCCGAGGCGTGTCTGATCTACTCGACCGCCGGCTGGTACAAGATCCAGGGCTCGCGATGGCAGGACGGCACCGCGGTCTACTACCCGCTCCACATCGCCTCCTTCTCGCCCTGGCCCGCCCTGTCCGACCTCCTGGCCTCATACGGCGCGATCGTGCTGCTGGTGACGTACGTGACGGTCGCCGCCCAGGTCGCGTTCCCGTTCACCCTCTTCAACCGGCGCGTGAAGAACGTCCTGCTGGTGTTCATGATGGCCGAGCACCTGGCGATCGCCGTGGTCCTCGGGCTGCCGTTCTTCTCGCTCGCGATGATCGCCGCGGACGCCGTGTTCCTGCCGACGTCCTTCCTGCGGCGGCTGGGCGTATGGGCGGCACGCGCGCGTGCACGGCTGATGGCGGGCGGCGCAGGCCGTAGCCGTACGCTGCCCGGGCCGCGCGGGCAGCGGCCGCCGACCGAGGAGGCGGCCGAACGCCCGCAGGTGAGCTCGACGGCCTGAGCCGCACACCGGTCGGCCTCCCCGCCCGAGCCGCTGCACGCCCGAGCCGCCCGTGGCCCCACGGCCGGCGTCGGGCGCAGAGGCTGCCCGGCCCGCACCGCACGTAGGTTGTATGGCATGACGGATCTGCCCCGCAGCACGACCGACCCGCTGAGCACCTGGCGCCGGACGGCCGACACCGCCGTCCTGCTCGACGGCTTCCACGCGCTCAAGCACGCGATACGTTTCCACGCTCGCGTGCCGGTCGCTGTCACCACCGACCGGCGGGCGGCGCTGACCCTGGCCGAGGAGCTGGCCCCCGATGTACGGGACACCCTGGACACGCTCCTGACGCAGGTCCCGGAGGCCACATACCAGGCCCTCGTGCCGCGCCCGCATCCCACCGGGATCGCCGCCCTCGCCGAGCGGCCCGAGCGCGAGGCCAACCTGGAAGCGCTTCGGCGCACGCCCCGCACCGCCCCCGTCGTCGTCCTCGACAACCCGCGCAATCTGGGCAACGCGGGTGCGGTGATCCGCCTCGCGGCTGGTTTCGGTGCGACCGGGGTGGTCACGACCGGCACACTCGACCCCTGGCATCCCACGGTCGTCCGTGGCGGGGCAGGGCTTCACTTCGCGACGGCCGTGGAGCGGCTGACGGTGCCCGAGCTGCCGCCGGGCCCGCTTTTCGCGCTGGACCCGGAGGGCGACGACATCCGCGGGCTGAAGATCCCGGACGACGCCGTGCTCGCGTTCGGCTCGGAGCGTACCGGTCTGTCGGGCGAACTCCGCGCCCGCACCGACCACCTGGTGTCCCTGCCGATGCGCCCCCAGGTCTCCAGCTACAACCTCGCGACCAGTGTGGCCATGACGCTGTACCACTGGAGTGCCACCGGGGGCGCACCCGCCTGAGCGGCTTCTACGCCTCCCGGCGTACTTCCACGACCCGGAAGCGGTTCGCCACGAACGCTCCGTCGCACAGGGTCGCGTTGGCCGCAGGGTTGCCGCCCGAGCCGTGGAAGTCGGAGAAGGCGGCCGTCTGGTTGACGTACACCCCGCCGGTGAGGTTGAGCGAGAGCTGGGCGGACTCCTCCAGGCAGGCCTCCTCGACGGCCCGCTCGACCTCCTGGGAGGTGGTGTACGCGCCTACGGTCATCGCACCCTTGTCCCTGATCGTGCGCCGCAGCAGCTCCACCGCGTCCGCCGCCGAGTCGACGGCGACGGCGAAGGAGACGGGACCGAAGCACTCGCTCATGTAGGCGGCCTCCGCGTCCGGCTTGGCGCCGTCGAGCTTCACGATCACAGGGGTGCGGACGACCGCCTCCGGGAACTCGGGGTTGGCGATCTCCCGCGAGGCCAGAGCGACTTCGCCGAGCCCCGCCGCCGCCTCCACACGGGCCTTGACGTCCGGGTTCACGATCGCGCCGAGCAGTGCGTTCGCACGCGCGTCGTCGCCCAGGAGGCCGCCGACCGACCGCGCGAGATCGGCGACCACCTCGTCGTACGACTTCGGGCCCTCGTCGGTGGAGATGCCGTCCCGCGGGATCAGCAGGTTCTGCGGGGTGGTGCACATCTGGCCGCTGTACAGCGACAGGGAGAACGCCAGGTTCGACAGCATCCCCTTGTAGTTGTCGGTCGACTCCACGATCACCGAGTTGACGCCGGCCTTCTCCGTGTAGACCTGCGCCTGCCGGGCGTTGGTCTCCAGCCACTCGCCGAACGCCGTCGAGCCCGTGTAGTCGATGATCCGGATCTCCGGGCGCACCGCGAGCGTCTTGGCGATGCCCTCGCCGGGCCGCTCGGCGGCCAGTGCCACCAGGTTCGGGTCGAAGCCCGCTTCCGTCAGCACCTGGCGGGCCACCTGCACGGTGAGCGCGAGCGGCAGCACCGCGCGCGGGTGGGGCTTGACCAGGACCGCGTTGCCGGTGGCCAGGGAGGCGAACAGGCCCGGGTAGCCGTTCCACGTCGGGAAGGTGTTGCAGCCGATGACCAGCGCGATGCCGCGCGGGACGGGCTTGAACGTCTTGGTGAGCGTCAGCGGGTCGCGCTTGCCCTGGGGCTTGGTCCACTCCGCGGTGTCGGGCGTGCGGACCTGCTCCACGTACGCGTACGCCACCGCCTCCAGGGCGCGGTCCTGCGCGTGCGGGCCGCCCGCCTGGAACGCCATCATGAAGGCCTGGCCGCTGGTGTGCATGACCGCGTGCGCGAACTCGTGCGTCCGGTCACTGATGCGCTTGAGGATCTCCAGACAGACCACCGCGCGGATCTCCGCGCCCGCGTCGCGCCACGCCTGCCGGCCCGCGCTCATGGCGGCCAGCAGCACGTCGATGTCCGCGTGGGGATAGGTGATCCCCAACTCGATTCCGTACGGCGACACTTCGCCGCCGGTCCAGTCGTCGGTGCCGGGCTGGCCGAGGTCGAGACGGGTGCCGAGGAGGGCGTCGAAGGCGGCCTTGCCCGCCGCCGCGTCCAGGCTGCCGTTCTCGCCGTAGGCCTTCGGGTGTTCGGGGTGGGGGGACCAGTACGCGCGCGTGCGGATCGCTTCCAGCGCCTGGTCGAGGGTGGGTCGGTGCTGGGCGATCAGCTGGTGCGCGGTGAGTTCGGCGGCCATGCGGGACCAACTCCTCGTCTCGTGAGCTCTCCCTTGAGCTCGTGACCTGGGCAGGAACAGCCGGACAGAGTTAGAGTAACCGAACGATCGGTCGGGACAAGGGGGTCCGCCGCATCTGTGGATACCCCGGTGCGGGAGGATCGCGGACATGACAGCACTCGACCTCAGCAGCCCGGTGGCCGTCGTCGGCACCGGCACCATGGGCCAGGGCATAGCCCAGGTCGCGCTGGTCGCGGGCCACCCCGTGCGGCTGTACGACGCCGTCCCCGGCCGCGCTCAGGAGGCGGCCGCCGCGATCGGCGCACGCCTCGACCGGCTCGTCGAGAAGGACCGGCTCACCGGCGCCGAGCGGGACGCGGCCCGCGCCCGTCTCCTGGCTGCGGAGAGCCTGGCCGAGCTCGCGGACTGCTCCCTCGTCGTCGAGGCGGTCCTGGAGCGCCTGGACGTGAAACAGCGGCTGCTGCGGGAGCTGGAGGACGTCGTCGGCGACGACTGCCTGCTCGCGACCAACACCTCGTCCCTGTCCGTGACCGCCATCGGCGGTGCCCTGCGCAACGCGGGCCGCTTCGTCGGCCTGCACTTCTTCAACCCGGCGCCGCTGATGCCGCTCGTGGAGGTCGTCTCCGGGTTCGCCACCGACGTCACGTCGGCCACGCGCGCGTACGAGACGGCCCGCGCCTGGGGCAAGACCCCGGTCGCCTGCGCGGACACCCCCGGCTTCATCGTCAACCGCATCGCGCGGCCCTTCTACGCGGAGGCGTTCGCGGTCTACGAGGCGCAGGCCGCCGACCCCGCCACCATCGACGCGGTCCTGCGCGAGTCGGGTGGTTTCCGGATGGGTGCCTTCGAGCTGACCGACCTCATCGGGCAGGACGTCAACGAATCCGTCACCCGCTCCGTGTGGGAGTCCTTCTTCCAGGACGTGCGCTTCACGCCCTCACTCGCCCAGCGGCGGCTCGTCGAGTCCGGTCGGCTCGGCCGCAAGAGCGGACAGGGCTGGTACGACCACGGGGACGACGCCGAGCGGCCCGAGCCGCACACCGCGGAGAAGGCGCAGGCGCCCGCGTATGTCGTCGCCGAGGGCGACCTGGGCCCCGCCGGCGAACTGCTCGCGCTGATCCGCGAGGCGGGCATCGGCGTCCGTGAGGACGACGAGGACCACGGCACCCGCCTGGTGCTGCCCGGCGGCGGCCAGCTGGTCCTCGCCGACGGGCAGACCTCCGTCGAGTTCCGTGACGTCGTCTACTTCGACCTGGCGCTCGACTACCGCAGGGCGACCCGTATCGCCCTGTCCGCCTCCCAGGACACCTCCCCGCAGACCCTCGCCGAGGCCACCGGGCTCTTCCAGGCGCTCGGCAAGGAGGTCAGCGTCATCGGGGACGTGCCCGGCATGATCGTCGCCCGCACGGTGGCCCGGATCGTCGACCTGGCGCACGACGCCGTCGCCAAGGGCGTGGCCACCGAGGAGGACATCGACACGGCGATGCGCCTCGGCGTCAACTACCCGCTCGGCCCCTTCGAATGGAGCCGCAGGCTCGGCCGCGGCTGGGCCTACGACCTCCTGGACGACCTGCACATGCGCGACCCCTCCGGACGGTACGCCCCGTCCCTCGCGCTCTACCGGCACGCGTACGCCTCCGAGAAGCGGGAGGGCACCTCATGACCACCGTCAAGCGCGACACGTACACCCCGGAGAGCCTGCTCTCCGTCGCCGTGCAGGTCTTCAACGAACGCGGCTACGACGGCACCTCCATGGAACATCTCTCCAAGGCCGCCGGCATCTCCAAGTCGTCGATCTACCACCATGTCGCGGGCAAGGAGGAGCTGCTGCGCCGCGCCGTCAGCCGGGCGCTGGACGGCCTCTTCAAGATCCTCGACGAGGAGCACGCGCGCGTGGGGCGTGCCGTGGAGCGGCTGGAGTACGTCGTACGGCGCATGGTCGAGGTGCTCACCGCCGAGCTGCCGTATGTGACGCTGCTGCTGCGCGTGCGCGGCAACACCGACACCGAGCGGTGGGCGCTGGAGCGGCGCCGCGAGTTCGACCACCAGGTCGCCGAGCTGCTCAAGGCCGCGGCCGCCGACGGGGACGTGCGCGGCGACGTGGAGGTGCGGCTCGCGACGCGGCTCGTCTTCGGGATGATCAACTCGGTCGTGGAGTGGTACCGGCCCGACGGGCGCGGTATGGGGGAGCGCGAAGTCGCCGACGCGGTCGTGCGGTTGGTCTTCTCGGGGCTGCGCAAGGACCACTGAGGCGGCCGGCCCCGGGCTTTCCAGATCGGTCGGCTCGGGTCCTCGTGGTCGGTCGGCCCGGGTTCTCGTGGTCGTCGGCCGGCTCCGGGGCCTTCGGAGGTCAGTTCTCCGGCTCCAGGTCCTCCTCCTCGAACACCAGCAGCGTGCGCGTGCTGAGCACTTCGGGGATCGCCTGGAGCCGGGTGAGGACCAGCTCGCGCAGCGCCTTGTTGTCGGGCGTGTGCACCAGCAGCAGCACGTCGAAGTCACCGCCCACCAGGGCGATGTGGGAGGCGCCGGGCAGCATGCGCAGCTGCTCGCGGACCGTGCGCCAGGAGTTCTGCACGATTTTCAGGGTGATGTACGCCGATGTGCCCTGACCCGCGCGTTCGTGGTTGACGCGGGCCCCGAAGCCGCGGATCACTCCGTCCTCGATGAGCCGGTTGATCCGCGCGTAGGCGTTGGCGCGCGATACGTGGACGCGCTCGGAGACCGACCGTATGGAGGCGCGGCCGTCCGCCTGGAGTATCTGCAGGATGTCCCGGTCGATGGCGTCGAGGGGGCGCGGGGGAAGCAGTGCGGGACCGTGCTCCGGCGGCTCGGCCATTTGTTCAGGTGCCATGT
The Streptomyces sp. CGMCC 4.7035 DNA segment above includes these coding regions:
- a CDS encoding HTTM domain-containing protein, whose amino-acid sequence is MNRITLRVSRGVARITEAALGPYQTAVIRIGFATTWLLFLLREFPHRHEMYGPDGPWSWDLAQRLVTKNHAFTLLLWSDSRVWFEAVYVLAVLSSALLLVGWRTRTMSVLFMVGVLSLQNRSVFMGDGGDNVIHLMAIYLVFTRCGQVWSLDERRARRALAVRVSGERPEPDRVGPALWGVLGLALALATGSGRMGTDWLIVFWALWAVHGLWWYVGRRAPYGQPRILLDVVANFVHNAALLVIMAEACLIYSTAGWYKIQGSRWQDGTAVYYPLHIASFSPWPALSDLLASYGAIVLLVTYVTVAAQVAFPFTLFNRRVKNVLLVFMMAEHLAIAVVLGLPFFSLAMIAADAVFLPTSFLRRLGVWAARARARLMAGGAGRSRTLPGPRGQRPPTEEAAERPQVSSTA
- a CDS encoding TrmH family RNA methyltransferase, translated to MTDLPRSTTDPLSTWRRTADTAVLLDGFHALKHAIRFHARVPVAVTTDRRAALTLAEELAPDVRDTLDTLLTQVPEATYQALVPRPHPTGIAALAERPEREANLEALRRTPRTAPVVVLDNPRNLGNAGAVIRLAAGFGATGVVTTGTLDPWHPTVVRGGAGLHFATAVERLTVPELPPGPLFALDPEGDDIRGLKIPDDAVLAFGSERTGLSGELRARTDHLVSLPMRPQVSSYNLATSVAMTLYHWSATGGAPA
- a CDS encoding DUF5819 family protein, encoding MDAYDEGPDARRERPGGSDDPALPLPVGVSRDVPGDPAPQEAAGPRDKGGPGPDPAALPAVATSPEPGGAGRPAPEVTASPQSPSAPRTGIAALSPRYQIPAALALAVVALTACVHLGMVFLHVAPSNTLTKAHGKTIDDWIYPEFEQNWKLFAPNPLQQNINVQVRAEVLTGDGGVRTTGWYDLSALDGAAIHGNPLPSHTRQNELRRAWDFYVASHDGENRPAGLRGALSADYLRRVAVLRLGREHAAGRGETIDRVQVRTRISNVRPPKWSAERVSTTPVYRQLPWWSLSKSEQAGVGA
- the paaN gene encoding phenylacetic acid degradation protein PaaN, which gives rise to MAAELTAHQLIAQHRPTLDQALEAIRTRAYWSPHPEHPKAYGENGSLDAAAGKAAFDALLGTRLDLGQPGTDDWTGGEVSPYGIELGITYPHADIDVLLAAMSAGRQAWRDAGAEIRAVVCLEILKRISDRTHEFAHAVMHTSGQAFMMAFQAGGPHAQDRALEAVAYAYVEQVRTPDTAEWTKPQGKRDPLTLTKTFKPVPRGIALVIGCNTFPTWNGYPGLFASLATGNAVLVKPHPRAVLPLALTVQVARQVLTEAGFDPNLVALAAERPGEGIAKTLAVRPEIRIIDYTGSTAFGEWLETNARQAQVYTEKAGVNSVIVESTDNYKGMLSNLAFSLSLYSGQMCTTPQNLLIPRDGISTDEGPKSYDEVVADLARSVGGLLGDDARANALLGAIVNPDVKARVEAAAGLGEVALASREIANPEFPEAVVRTPVIVKLDGAKPDAEAAYMSECFGPVSFAVAVDSAADAVELLRRTIRDKGAMTVGAYTTSQEVERAVEEACLEESAQLSLNLTGGVYVNQTAAFSDFHGSGGNPAANATLCDGAFVANRFRVVEVRREA
- a CDS encoding Lrp/AsnC family transcriptional regulator, which translates into the protein MAEPPEHGPALLPPRPLDAIDRDILQILQADGRASIRSVSERVHVSRANAYARINRLIEDGVIRGFGARVNHERAGQGTSAYITLKIVQNSWRTVREQLRMLPGASHIALVGGDFDVLLLVHTPDNKALRELVLTRLQAIPEVLSTRTLLVFEEEDLEPEN
- the paaB gene encoding 1,2-phenylacetyl-CoA epoxidase subunit PaaB, whose amino-acid sequence is MTTEEWPLWEVFVRSRRGLSHTHAGSLHAPDAELALRNARDLYTRRGEGVSIWVVPSAAITASSPDEKDPFFEPAADKPYRHPTFYEIPEGVKHL
- the paaA gene encoding 1,2-phenylacetyl-CoA epoxidase subunit PaaA — protein: MATAAAHRTARADGTADADAAAYEAVFDAAVAADERIEPRDWMPDAYRATLIRQIAQHAHSEIIGMQPEANWITRAPSLRRKAILMAKVQDEAGHGLYLYSAAETLGTSRDELLDKLHTGRQKYSSIFNYPTLTWADVGAIGWLVDGAAITNQVPLCRCSYGPYARAMVRICKEESFHQRQGYELLLALSRGTPEQHAMAQDAVDRWWWPSLMMFGPPDDESAHSAQSMAWKIKRHSNDELRQRFVDICVPQAESLGLTLPDPQLRWNEERVHYDFGPIDWTEFWEVLKGNGPCNEQRITQRRRAHDEGAWVREAAAAYAAKHSDGTRAADGHAGTVGGASAHQAGENGEA
- a CDS encoding 3-hydroxyacyl-CoA dehydrogenase, encoding MTALDLSSPVAVVGTGTMGQGIAQVALVAGHPVRLYDAVPGRAQEAAAAIGARLDRLVEKDRLTGAERDAARARLLAAESLAELADCSLVVEAVLERLDVKQRLLRELEDVVGDDCLLATNTSSLSVTAIGGALRNAGRFVGLHFFNPAPLMPLVEVVSGFATDVTSATRAYETARAWGKTPVACADTPGFIVNRIARPFYAEAFAVYEAQAADPATIDAVLRESGGFRMGAFELTDLIGQDVNESVTRSVWESFFQDVRFTPSLAQRRLVESGRLGRKSGQGWYDHGDDAERPEPHTAEKAQAPAYVVAEGDLGPAGELLALIREAGIGVREDDEDHGTRLVLPGGGQLVLADGQTSVEFRDVVYFDLALDYRRATRIALSASQDTSPQTLAEATGLFQALGKEVSVIGDVPGMIVARTVARIVDLAHDAVAKGVATEEDIDTAMRLGVNYPLGPFEWSRRLGRGWAYDLLDDLHMRDPSGRYAPSLALYRHAYASEKREGTS
- a CDS encoding TetR/AcrR family transcriptional regulator, with product MTTVKRDTYTPESLLSVAVQVFNERGYDGTSMEHLSKAAGISKSSIYHHVAGKEELLRRAVSRALDGLFKILDEEHARVGRAVERLEYVVRRMVEVLTAELPYVTLLLRVRGNTDTERWALERRREFDHQVAELLKAAAADGDVRGDVEVRLATRLVFGMINSVVEWYRPDGRGMGEREVADAVVRLVFSGLRKDH